The window GCCTCAGTCCTGAgttctgtccctgccctggggcCCTTGCCCGAGGCTTTCGCTCCCTATAGCCCTACCCAGGGGAACCTGCATATCTCAGGTTTGGAGGGGGGCTGTCCTCATCCCCCAAATGCTGCATCCAgacacttgcgctctctcttgtAAAAACTTTTCCTTTGAGGCTTGTGCCGTTTGGTTCTCCCTCATTCACAAAGGACATGGGCACCTCATGGCTGTCCTGTGCACCCCAAGTCTTTCTACCGTCGTGGTGACGTCAGGTATCCACACCAGAAGGCTGGTCTCATCCTTTCATTTTCCCTgacccttccccccctccccccccatcgaGTCCCCTTATCTCTCGGTTCCATCTGCTTCTCCCTACTCCACTGTCCCCGCTTTAAGTCAGGTCACTATTGGGGGCCTCATGTTACTGGAACCGTCTTCTGTCTTCGCTCATCAGAACATTTCTTTCTGACTGCCGATGATATGCTACGTGTTGGGGAAAACGTGGTGAGCCGGACAGGTGTGATTGTTGCCTCCTCAGATGGGTACGACgcagggcgaggggcagagggctGTAGGAACACGGAGCGGGGCTCCTTGCTCCGCAAGAGGGGTTAGGGGAGGCTTCGCAGGGGAAGACGCCTCCAAGAGACCGGAAGCGTGATCGGCATTCAGCCAGGAGGAATTGTTGAGGGGAGCGAAGGAGGAACATTCCAGACCTGGATGCTGGCGTGTGTGAAAGCCTGTAGATCGGGAGTACGGTACGTTGGCACCTTCTGGGAGCTGGGAGTCCCACCGGGATGTGGAGATTCTAAAGGGGTGAGTACGGAGGGGTGTGCCATGAGAGGTGGGTAGGGGCCAACACCTGGTAAGGAGATCGGGTCTCATACTGAGGGTTACCCGGAGTCACTGAACGTTTTAAGCAGGAGAGTGACACAGGGCCGGATTCCAGCCCGATGAGGTCTCCGTGGCCCGCTCGTGGCTGCAGCGTGGAGAACGGGCCGGCAGGCTGGGGTGCGGCGGTGTGGGGAGGCCCGGAGAACATGCAGACTCGCACAAATGCTGGCAGGAAGGCGGTGGCTTTGGTGGGAACGAAAGGGCGTGGACACGTTCGAGACACCCCGGGGCGGCGGACCCGGCAAGATTTTGGATCGCCGGCCGCTACTTGGTTTTGCACGGGCTGGACCAGGAGTGGAAAGTGGGTGAGGGGTAGGAGTGGTCAAGGCTGCTGCTCAGATTTGCGGCTTCCATACTTGGATGTGGAgccccgggtgggggtggggggggagtaggTTTGAAGGAGGCAGAAGCCGGATCTGTCACAGACAAGCCGAGTGTGAGGTGCCCGTGGGATGTGTGAGCGGAGCGTTGTGCCAGGTGGCCTGACGTGTGTGTTCGGAGCGGGGGCTGAGGGCATGGGTGCGTGACATCGCACCGAGGGCCAGCAAATAACTGACAAAGGGCTGTTACCCAGACGATTGAAAGACTCCCTTCCGATCAGTAAGGAGAAGCCAGTAACTTGGAAAAGTCAGCAGAACTTACGAAGAGGTGTGCTTAAGCGAATTCTGAACGTAGGTGAACGTCTGACCCTAGTGGTCATGGGGGAAAGGCAACTTCGTAGTCCAGTGAAATTCTACTTCAcagcctttaaaaataagtttttttaaacgcttattttgtatttgagagagaaagagacagcacgagcaggggaggggaggggcagagagagagggaggcagagaacccgaggcaggctctaggctccgagctgtcagcgcagagcccgacgctgggctcgaactcacgaaccgtgagatcgtgacctgagctgaagtcggacgctcaaccgactgagccccccaggagccagCACAGCCTTTTATTGACAAAAACTTGGAGGTCTGGCCGCACCAAGGGGCCACGGGGACTCCCTTGCACGCCGCACAGCGGCGGTGGGAGAGTGAATCCGGATGATCCCTCTGGGCCAACGGGTGACCCCAATCGGCAGAGTTGGCAGAGTGGGTGCCATAGAGCCCGGTCATCTGGCAGAAGCTGTGGAGAGGCCCTCCCACACGCGTACCAGAATGTTCAAAGCCCTCCACCCAACATATGGAAAAACGTGGGTGACTGTCAGCAGAGAAGGATAGTGTGTGGGGTGCTGCCCGGCGGTGAAGGTGCCTGAGTTAGAGCTAAGCGTGTCACTGCGGTGAAATCCCCCAGTCACAAAGGGATGCAAAAGGTCTGGTACCTTCGGTATTAAAGGTAAAGGCCACGCAAGACCACGGTAGACGACGTCGTCTGGGTGTTTCTTGTATGAATACATTTCTAAAGAAATGCACGAATACCTCTGAGGGAGGGTGTCCTTGGGAAGGAGTTTTAACTgccttgtattttccttttttaagctgGGTGGAGGAGTCACAGGAAGTTTTAAATCTACTTCTTTGCATGTTTGAACTGTTTAATACGATTTTTTAAAGGATCTAACGGCAtccagtaggtgctcagtaaatattggtaTCAGTGGTTGGtttgtagtttttgtttcttttctttacttttctcttttttcttttgttttttccttcctttttttctttaagtttatgtattttggggcacctgggtggctcagttggttaagcatcagacttcggcttgagtcatgatctcacggcttatgagtttgagctccatttTGGGTGAGCATAagacctgcttctctctctctctccttctttctctctcccactctccctctccctctccgtctgcccctcgctcatgccctctctcaaaaaaaaagtttaaaaaataaagtttaagaattttttgagagacagacatcacaagcaggggaggggcagagagagagggggacagaggctccaaagcgGGCTCCCCTccgacagcagagggcctgatgtggggctcgaagtcatgagctgtgaaatcatgacctgagctgaagtcagatgcaggctcaaccaactgagccaccaggcttgTTTCTTCTTAagtgtttaaaaagcaaaagaagaagtCTGTATGGCATTTGGTGGCCCAAATCCGACACGACAGTCTGAGCTGATCCTTGACTGTTGAGATCGGGATTCTGTTCTTCGTATCGACACCATCTGCCTTCTCCCCCCGGTTAAGTGCCGACAGACAGTCCCCCTTTGGCATAAAGCTTCTGCAGCACGAGTCTGCCTCCTTTTCCTGCCAGTGACCCAGGCGTTCTTGCATCTCTGTCCAGGTCCCCGTCCTTCGAATGGTGGAAGGTGACACCATCTACGATTACTGCTGGTATTCGCTGATGTCTTCAACTGAGCCAGACACCTCCTAGTAAGTGATGTCCtttgcctcccttcctgccttcccctctcagcgtcccccccccccccccaagtttcaAGGGGATCCTCTACGGAGAGCGAGCTAGGGACTGGCAGGGGGCTCGGGAGGAGGGAAGGCTGCTGTACCCTTCGATGTGGGCTGAGAGGGCCGGCCAGTtggcttcctccccttccttcgaCAGCACCGGGGCCTCAGTGTCCGTGTCTCTCTCAGCGTGGCCAGCAGCAGCCGGGAGAACCCCATTCACATCTGGGATGCATTCACCGGACAGCTCCGGGCTTCCTTCCGTGCCTACAACCACCTGGTAGGGGCCTCCCCACCCGTCCCAGGGCTCGTCCTCGCCCAGCTCCTTCCCAGGGGCCACCTGAGGCTGTTTGCACGGCTTTCCTGCCTTTAGGACGAGCTGACGGCAGCCCACTCGCTCTGCTTCTCCCCGGACGGCTCCCAGCTCTTCTGTGGCTTCAACAGGACTGTGCGTGTCTTTTCCACGGCCCGGCCTGGCCGTGACTGCGAGGTCCGAGCCACGTTTGGTGAGCATCTGTGCCtcccaggagaggaggaagggggaggacaCTGCCACGTGCAGAGGGGCCTCGTGTGAGCCGGGGGACCGGGCCCGTCACGTCGTCTTCAGTACAGCCCAGGGAGGCAGGTCATACTCGGggggcagaggagaaaacagattcAGGGAGGGGGCGAAACTCTCCCAAGGTCAACCTGGTTCACTCCTGAGCCCGTGCCCTGTCGGCCGTGTGCCTCTTGATCTCTAAAATCTTGGTCTCTCTGGGAAATCGGAAGTGAGGTGGATTTCATTTTCCTATAAGCCTTTAGGTTTCCATCCCTTCGAGGAGAAAAAgatttgagaaggaagaaataagtcTTGAAGAAGAAATTTAGGTCCTTTGCGGGGATAGAAGGATCTGGGGAGCATCAGGGATCTTTAGCCTGCTTGAGGCAGACGGGACAGGGGAGGCCCTGGTTCCCTGCACGTGGAACAAGAGACAGAGATGCACCCCTGATCAGCCCGGTTAATGTCCGGTGTCCTTGCCCCGTCCCCAACTTTGTTCCGTCCCTTTCTAGCAAAAAAGCAGGGCCAGAGTGGCATCATCTCCTGCATAGccttcagcccagcccagccgcTCTATGCCTGTGGCTCCTACGGCCGTTCCCTGGGTCTGTATGCCTGTGACGACGGCTCCCCTCTTGCCTTGCTGGGAGGACACCAAGGAGGCGTCACTCACCTTTGCTTTCACCCCGATGGCAACCGCTTCTTCTCAGGAGCCCGCAAGGTAGGGGTCACGTCCTGAGATCGCAAAGAGGGCGCACAGAAGGCAGCAGTGGGGATGCAGTCTGTGACGTGTTGGGGTCGGACGTGGGAAAAAGCTAAGCCAAGCTAAGGGAGTGTCTGCAAACCTTGGGGGAAGCGGGGATGTCTCGTGCGGGAGGGGGAATGGACTCCAGGCCCCTGGTCTGTGTCTTCAGGATGCTGAGCTTCTGTGCTGGGATCTCCGGCAGCCCGGTCATCCACTGTGGTCCCTGAGTCGAGAGGTGACCACCAATCAGCGCGTCTACTTCGATCTGGACCCGTGAGTGACCGAGTCCTTCCTGCCCAGCGTCCCAGTGCCCCGGGGATGTCAGAGCCCAGCCGTAGGTCCCAGCCCCTGGCCGTGAGGGGTTCCTGCCCCCGGGGGTGATGACTCCGTGTCAACAGGCTTCTCTTCTCCCCAGGACTGGGCAGTTCTTAGTGAGCGGAAGCACCAACGGGGCGGTGTCCGTATGGGACACCAGCGGGGCCGGACGCGAGGGGAAGCCGGAGCCAGTGCTGAGTTTTCTGCCCCAGAAGGACTGCACCAACGGAGTGAGGTCGTCGGTTAATGCCACAGATCTTGGGGCTCGGGTTGGGGAGGGACGGGGGTGCCGAGGGAACAGGCATCCTCTCTCAGGATGCTGACAGgccctgcctgtctctccctgCAGCCTGCACCCCAGCCTGCCATTGCTGGCCACCGCGTCGGGTCAGCGTGTGTTTCCGGAGCCCACGGACAGTGAGGACGAAGGGGAGCAGCGGGGGGACCTTCCTCTGCTTTCCATGCGCCACGTCCGCTTTGAAAGTCAGCTTCAGCTCTGGTGGTGTGGGGGGGGCCCGGACACCGGGATCGCTGACGCTCACCTGGACgggcagggacagggagggacagaggaaggtggGGGCGAGTTGATATAAAAAGGTTTTATATGGTACCAGAGTCTTCGTGTCTTTGCGGGGAGGCAAATGCTGGGGATGGGGCCGGGTGGGGTACAGGTGGGCCCCCTTGTCCAGCAGCGGTGGGGGCTGGCGGCTCCTTCCCGACACCGACACCGGGGTTGAGAGGTGGGACTAGACGGGAGCCAATGGGGCTGCGGGGCTCGGTGTGAAGTcaagggagtgggggtggggcttcaTGCCATTGACTGGCCAGTTGCTAGGCAACTCGGTAAactgaa of the Neofelis nebulosa isolate mNeoNeb1 chromosome 16, mNeoNeb1.pri, whole genome shotgun sequence genome contains:
- the WRAP53 gene encoding telomerase Cajal body protein 1, giving the protein MNAPEAPVLAPDPDPAPAPAPARLSPQASLTDKDPDPEPIPPPADGDEPPRLSPDPKAGSAGSQETGEGGPASISAPPETGFGTPREPSPPVEEPELSENVSPPAEETDRPELGPGEPTAGVSEEAPPADEGFSTWSYSFSQLPRFLSGSWSEFSTQPENFLKGCKWAPDGSCILTNSADNILRIYNLPPELYNEGEQLEYAEMVPVLRMVEGDTIYDYCWYSLMSSTEPDTSYVASSSRENPIHIWDAFTGQLRASFRAYNHLDELTAAHSLCFSPDGSQLFCGFNRTVRVFSTARPGRDCEVRATFAKKQGQSGIISCIAFSPAQPLYACGSYGRSLGLYACDDGSPLALLGGHQGGVTHLCFHPDGNRFFSGARKDAELLCWDLRQPGHPLWSLSREVTTNQRVYFDLDPTGQFLVSGSTNGAVSVWDTSGAGREGKPEPVLSFLPQKDCTNGVSLHPSLPLLATASGQRVFPEPTDSEDEGEQRGDLPLLSMRHVRFESQLQLWWCGGGPDTGIADAHLDGQGQGGTEEGGGELI